The bacterium genome includes a region encoding these proteins:
- a CDS encoding metal-dependent hydrolase, with protein MDPISQGVFGASFSQSTVKQKVNFKTATILGFLSAMAPDLDVLIRSAEDPLLGLEYHRQFTHSLLFIPLGGLLCALIASVFLKKKLSFWQIYLFCTVGWATHGLLDACTTYGTLLFWPFSYQRIAWNNVSIIDPLFTLPLLFLMAMTLIKKKKVYAQWACLYSLAYLGFGLVQGQRVKGYVQSKIIERQHSAEKIMVSPSFANLLLWRTVYEHNGHYYVDAVRAGFTQHMFSGEKIKKLQKYEDLPWLERGSTQDQDIERFRWFTNDYLAWTDKNPYMIQDIRYAMSPRSTQSLWGLSLSPSMQNKHAQFERVSKDSSADREQFWEMLLYKAMSK; from the coding sequence ATGGATCCAATTTCTCAGGGTGTTTTTGGGGCAAGTTTTAGCCAGAGCACTGTAAAACAAAAAGTTAATTTTAAAACAGCGACAATTCTAGGGTTTTTATCTGCAATGGCCCCTGACTTAGATGTTTTAATAAGGTCGGCTGAAGATCCACTTTTGGGCTTGGAGTATCACCGCCAATTTACCCATTCCTTGCTTTTTATTCCTCTGGGCGGGTTACTTTGTGCCTTGATAGCAAGTGTTTTTTTAAAAAAGAAATTAAGTTTTTGGCAGATCTATCTTTTTTGTACAGTTGGTTGGGCAACGCATGGTCTTCTTGATGCCTGTACAACTTATGGCACCTTATTGTTTTGGCCATTTTCATACCAGCGAATAGCATGGAATAATGTTTCTATTATTGACCCTTTATTTACCTTACCCTTGTTGTTCTTAATGGCGATGACACTGATAAAAAAGAAAAAAGTCTATGCGCAGTGGGCGTGTCTTTATAGCCTGGCTTATCTTGGTTTTGGTTTAGTTCAGGGGCAAAGAGTCAAGGGCTATGTGCAAAGTAAGATAATAGAACGGCAACATAGCGCTGAGAAAATTATGGTTAGTCCTTCTTTTGCCAATTTATTATTATGGAGAACAGTATATGAGCATAACGGCCATTACTATGTTGATGCAGTTAGAGCGGGTTTTACACAACACATGTTTTCAGGTGAAAAAATTAAGAAGCTTCAAAAGTATGAAGATTTGCCATGGCTTGAGCGGGGTAGTACACAAGACCAAGATATAGAGCGCTTTCGATGGTTCACCAATGATTACTTAGCTTGGACAGATAAAAACCCTTATATGATTCAAGATATTCGTTATGCCATGTCTCCACGATCAACACAAAGTTTATGGGGTCTCAGTCTGTCACCAAGTATGCAAAATAAACATGCTCAATTTGAACGGGTGTCTAAAGATTCTTCAGCAGATAGAGAACAGTTTTGGGAGATGCTGTTGTATAAGGCAATGAGCAAGTAA
- a CDS encoding glyoxalase → MVSAIGMVCKNIEQTIKFYQCLGLAFKQMGGPDHYETFNDKDFKIMLDSEDLIKKLYPSWQRQHNQNISLCFEQKNPKNVDQIFFDLIEHGGTAIKEPWDAFWGQRYACLLDPNANQIDLYAEL, encoded by the coding sequence ATGGTTAGCGCAATTGGAATGGTCTGTAAAAATATAGAACAAACAATCAAATTTTATCAGTGTTTGGGTTTAGCATTTAAACAAATGGGGGGGCCAGACCACTACGAAACATTTAATGATAAAGATTTTAAAATTATGTTGGATTCAGAAGATTTAATAAAGAAACTTTATCCTTCCTGGCAAAGACAGCATAATCAAAATATAAGCTTATGTTTTGAACAAAAAAATCCAAAAAACGTTGATCAAATTTTCTTTGATTTAATTGAACATGGAGGCACAGCGATCAAAGAGCCTTGGGACGCTTTTTGGGGTCAACGTTATGCATGCCTATTGGACCCCAATGCAAATCAAATAGATCTTTATGCTGAATTATAA
- a CDS encoding glutathione S-transferase N-terminal domain-containing protein produces MKNTLQLYSLATPNGQKVSICLEEMGLDYEAHTINILKNEQFTDEYKQINPNSKIPALIDPAGPEGKKITLMESGAILQYLAEKTGMFLPKETQARFEVMQWLFFQMAGVGPMFGQFGHFYKYAKDQCNHPYPVERYSKEVKRLLSVIDKQLSSHSYIANDNISIADFSIYPWLKALDQFYEAQEHLNLNEYKYISSWFNELSERPKLKKGLNVCPFPE; encoded by the coding sequence ATGAAAAACACATTACAGCTTTATTCACTGGCCACACCCAATGGACAAAAAGTATCCATTTGTCTTGAGGAAATGGGTTTGGACTATGAAGCGCATACGATTAATATATTAAAGAATGAACAGTTTACCGATGAGTATAAACAAATAAATCCCAATTCAAAAATTCCAGCATTGATAGACCCAGCAGGCCCTGAAGGCAAAAAAATAACATTGATGGAATCTGGAGCAATTTTACAGTATTTAGCAGAAAAAACAGGGATGTTTTTACCCAAAGAAACACAAGCCAGGTTTGAAGTAATGCAGTGGTTGTTTTTTCAGATGGCGGGTGTTGGCCCTATGTTTGGTCAGTTTGGACATTTTTATAAATATGCAAAAGATCAATGTAATCATCCTTATCCAGTTGAACGCTACAGTAAGGAAGTGAAACGTTTATTATCTGTTATAGATAAACAGCTTAGCAGTCATTCTTATATTGCGAATGATAATATAAGTATTGCAGATTTTTCAATTTATCCGTGGCTTAAAGCTTTAGATCAATTTTATGAAGCTCAAGAACATTTAAACCTTAATGAATATAAATATATTAGCTCTTGGTTTAATGAATTGTCAGAGCGACCAAAACTGAAGAAGGGGTTAAACGTATGTCCTTTTCCAGAGTAA
- a CDS encoding PIG-L family deacetylase has product MSFSRVNFLKIKKIALIAFLGSFLFTACSRNIETINHDLKKQDSVFLVLAHPDDETMLGGLLLELKRLNIPVYAMYITSGEGGKRLTLDAQGQWMAKSIDASKLKEVREHDLEQVATNYGIKDYFLLEQKDTPLRNKDGLPIREGKLFLEKNIWQKKMIQKKLVSLLSQYQPSYVIAMSLDEHTHAHHKASRLILDELKITQRFSFIKGVYAFTETGWIKPSLKDEKKFPKLTLDRKQNLPGSNIDYATLNAQVAGGHYSQHSGHTGPWSHKEEFYQIEGSLLEFYKFLCKSRNCNQRIQYTEQ; this is encoded by the coding sequence ATGTCCTTTTCCAGAGTAAATTTCTTGAAAATAAAAAAAATAGCGTTAATAGCATTTCTTGGAAGCTTTTTATTTACTGCATGTTCAAGAAATATTGAGACAATTAATCATGACTTGAAGAAGCAAGATAGCGTTTTTTTGGTTTTGGCGCATCCAGATGATGAAACAATGTTGGGCGGCCTGTTATTAGAATTGAAACGTTTGAACATACCTGTCTATGCAATGTATATTACTTCGGGCGAAGGTGGAAAACGTTTAACATTAGATGCTCAAGGGCAGTGGATGGCTAAAAGTATTGATGCTTCTAAGCTTAAAGAAGTGCGTGAACATGATCTTGAACAAGTTGCCACCAACTATGGTATTAAAGATTACTTTTTATTAGAGCAAAAAGACACTCCCTTACGCAATAAAGATGGCTTGCCCATAAGAGAAGGTAAACTGTTTTTAGAAAAAAATATCTGGCAAAAAAAAATGATACAAAAAAAATTAGTATCTTTATTGAGCCAATATCAGCCAAGCTATGTGATTGCTATGAGTTTAGATGAACATACACATGCCCATCATAAAGCCAGCCGTTTAATATTGGATGAACTAAAAATAACTCAAAGGTTTAGCTTTATTAAAGGAGTCTATGCATTCACAGAAACCGGTTGGATAAAACCAAGCTTAAAGGATGAAAAAAAGTTTCCAAAATTAACTCTAGATAGAAAACAAAACCTTCCTGGTTCAAACATAGATTACGCAACACTCAATGCACAGGTAGCTGGCGGACATTATTCACAGCACTCCGGTCATACGGGACCATGGTCGCACAAAGAAGAGTTTTATCAAATAGAAGGGAGCTTACTAGAGTTTTATAAGTTTCTATGCAAAAGCCGTAACTGTAATCAAAGGATACAGTATACAGAGCAATAA
- a CDS encoding class I SAM-dependent methyltransferase — protein MSLTQMCHQEIIKHQKIFLYSIDATCGNGHDTAFLLKNTQAQGHVFAFDVQQQAILTTQKKCAHDLNKKQLSFFQASHSKMTAFIPKRFYKKIDLIMFNLGYLPGSQNKTICTQEKTTLLALDQCSQLLKPGGIVSVLAYPGHRQGKEEKESIESWINQQTLYIYTEHHDIKKNNAPILWLLHLKK, from the coding sequence ATGTCACTAACCCAAATGTGTCATCAAGAAATTATTAAACATCAAAAAATTTTCTTGTACAGTATTGATGCGACGTGCGGTAATGGGCATGACACAGCTTTTTTATTGAAAAATACTCAAGCACAAGGGCATGTCTTTGCCTTTGACGTCCAACAACAAGCAATATTAACAACACAAAAAAAATGTGCTCACGACTTAAACAAAAAACAGCTCAGTTTTTTTCAAGCTTCACATTCAAAAATGACTGCCTTCATTCCTAAACGCTTTTACAAAAAAATAGATCTTATTATGTTTAATTTAGGTTACCTACCTGGAAGCCAAAATAAAACTATTTGCACCCAAGAAAAAACTACTCTACTGGCATTGGATCAATGTTCACAATTACTCAAGCCAGGTGGTATAGTTTCAGTTTTAGCGTATCCAGGACATAGACAAGGGAAAGAGGAAAAAGAAAGCATAGAGAGCTGGATCAATCAGCAAACACTCTATATTTATACTGAGCATCACGATATAAAGAAAAACAACGCTCCTATTCTCTGGCTATTACACCTAAAAAAATAG
- a CDS encoding dCMP deaminase family protein — MINGKKALMTQDEYYLNIALAVKAKANCKGSQVGAVLVVDNRIISTGYNGTAEGTLNCLDGGCVRCNKRGAYPSGTAYDICICVHAEQNAILSAARFGIKTENSTMYTTMQPCFNCSKAMLQAKISKIIYIEAWSIQDTWKAQDPDLHAQYLQLLNRFEHGVHQINFSPLSS; from the coding sequence ATGATCAATGGTAAAAAAGCGCTTATGACTCAGGATGAATATTATCTCAATATAGCTCTGGCAGTTAAAGCCAAAGCCAACTGTAAAGGCAGTCAAGTGGGTGCAGTTTTAGTTGTAGACAATCGAATCATCTCAACTGGTTATAATGGGACAGCTGAAGGCACTCTAAACTGTTTGGATGGTGGTTGTGTACGTTGCAATAAAAGAGGGGCTTACCCTTCTGGAACAGCTTATGATATTTGTATATGTGTTCATGCTGAGCAAAATGCTATTTTAAGTGCTGCACGTTTTGGTATCAAAACAGAAAACAGCACCATGTACACCACCATGCAACCTTGCTTTAATTGTAGCAAAGCCATGCTGCAGGCAAAAATCTCTAAAATCATCTACATTGAAGCCTGGTCTATTCAAGACACTTGGAAAGCGCAAGATCCAGATTTACATGCGCAATACTTACAGCTGCTCAATCGCTTTGAACACGGTGTTCATCAAATTAATTTTTCACCTCTTTCATCATGA
- a CDS encoding DNA alkylation repair protein, which produces MEPFKNIYNSNSIADLAHAIYSIEQGFKKKSFINKSMSNLEQLEMKQRVVQIAQALEDCLPGNYKQKLTALLKSVKSDKNPSGVEGFLLWPYTYFIECYGMDDFESSMHALYVITQQFTSEFGVRPFLEHYPDKVYGLFKQWVHDPNEHVRRWVSEGLRPNLPWGMKISHIKKNLKKNIRLISLLKDDASLYVRKSVANHLNDIAALDSQLLLDTVEKWPLNKDYRKVLVKNALRNLIKQGNPRALKILGFDPKAKIKLNKLNLSKKKIREGESLVISFELINESNTQQALMVDYVLYYMKKNGELSPKVFKLKQLQLAKDQRLALAKKHTFKLVTTRRHYSGKHKIEIQVNGQRKGFVDFILSVE; this is translated from the coding sequence ATGGAGCCCTTTAAAAATATATATAACTCAAACAGTATAGCAGACCTTGCACACGCTATTTATAGCATTGAGCAAGGTTTTAAGAAAAAAAGTTTTATCAATAAATCCATGTCCAATCTGGAGCAATTAGAAATGAAGCAACGTGTTGTGCAAATAGCACAAGCTTTAGAAGATTGTTTGCCTGGCAACTACAAGCAAAAACTTACGGCATTGTTAAAAAGTGTTAAGTCAGATAAAAATCCTTCAGGCGTAGAGGGTTTTTTATTATGGCCATACACTTATTTTATAGAATGCTATGGTATGGATGACTTTGAAAGCTCGATGCATGCTTTGTATGTCATCACACAGCAGTTTACCAGTGAATTTGGTGTAAGACCTTTCTTAGAGCACTATCCAGATAAAGTTTATGGTTTATTTAAACAATGGGTACATGATCCAAATGAACATGTGAGACGTTGGGTCAGTGAAGGTTTAAGGCCTAATCTTCCCTGGGGAATGAAGATTTCACATATTAAGAAAAATTTAAAAAAAAATATAAGGCTTATTTCTTTACTTAAAGATGATGCATCACTTTATGTCAGAAAAAGTGTGGCCAATCATTTAAACGATATTGCGGCTTTGGATTCACAACTGCTCTTAGATACAGTTGAGAAGTGGCCTTTAAATAAAGATTACAGAAAAGTTTTAGTAAAAAATGCTTTGAGAAATCTTATTAAGCAGGGTAATCCAAGGGCTTTGAAAATATTAGGCTTTGATCCAAAAGCAAAAATCAAACTTAATAAATTAAATCTATCAAAAAAGAAAATCAGAGAAGGTGAGAGTCTGGTTATAAGCTTTGAACTGATTAATGAAAGCAACACTCAACAGGCACTGATGGTTGATTATGTCTTGTATTACATGAAAAAAAATGGAGAGCTTTCTCCCAAAGTTTTTAAACTTAAGCAACTTCAATTGGCCAAAGATCAAAGGCTTGCATTGGCTAAAAAGCATACTTTTAAATTGGTTACAACCCGAAGACATTATTCGGGAAAGCATAAGATTGAGATTCAAGTGAATGGACAGAGAAAAGGATTTGTAGACTTCATCTTGAGTGTAGAATAG
- a CDS encoding DEAD/DEAH box helicase produces MKNITSFSDLGLSKKLIQAIEGLGYVKPTEIQEKAIPMLLQDSQKDFIGQAQTGTGKTAAFMLPILQKINIKNQHVQALVLAPTRELAQQVEKETVKFAKHLNVKTCCVYGGSPYKKQIQTLKKEKPSIVVGTPGRIKDLINRGVLVLDNASHCVLDEADEMLNMGFFDDIEEILQQFNEQRQLVMFSATMPKGILKLIDKTFKAYERVNVEKKQEDYNNIKQQAFICEQKYFLDALLRILIQLDEVYGIVFCNKKIETRDVGEKLKTFGYKVDILNGDQSQEERQRSMQSFKRKKQGLLVCTDVAARGIDINSISHVFNYGLPQDAEIYTHRIGRTGRAGQTGIAYTIVDFRDTRQFKRIEKMTKNKIELKDIPNTELLKQEYFKKTLQNIETYLKDSQTNPFIDENKKLFSNFQQLFSNFKSEDLIALMFQQSFQYKFAEFEELKNMQTLTFAQEKPKRSYNRKSKFKRGPKSSKFNKKPLRKRKR; encoded by the coding sequence GTGAAAAATATAACATCATTTAGTGATCTTGGCTTGTCAAAAAAGCTTATTCAAGCCATTGAAGGTTTGGGCTACGTCAAGCCAACAGAAATTCAAGAAAAAGCCATTCCCATGCTTTTGCAGGACAGTCAAAAAGATTTTATAGGACAAGCACAAACAGGAACCGGTAAAACAGCAGCATTTATGCTACCTATTTTGCAAAAAATAAATATAAAAAACCAACATGTCCAAGCGCTGGTTCTTGCACCCACTAGAGAGTTGGCTCAACAAGTGGAAAAAGAGACAGTTAAGTTTGCCAAACATTTAAATGTTAAAACTTGTTGTGTCTATGGTGGGTCTCCCTATAAAAAACAAATTCAAACTTTGAAAAAAGAAAAGCCCAGTATTGTTGTAGGAACACCAGGAAGAATCAAAGATTTAATTAATAGAGGTGTTTTGGTTTTAGACAATGCCAGTCATTGTGTTTTAGATGAAGCCGATGAAATGCTGAATATGGGCTTTTTTGATGATATCGAAGAAATTTTGCAACAGTTTAATGAACAACGTCAGTTGGTCATGTTTTCTGCAACTATGCCAAAAGGTATTTTAAAGCTGATCGATAAAACCTTCAAGGCCTATGAACGAGTCAACGTAGAAAAAAAACAAGAAGATTATAACAACATTAAACAACAAGCCTTTATTTGCGAGCAGAAGTATTTTTTGGATGCGCTTTTACGCATATTAATTCAGCTGGATGAAGTCTATGGTATTGTTTTTTGTAATAAAAAAATAGAGACACGTGACGTTGGAGAAAAGTTAAAAACTTTTGGCTATAAAGTGGATATTCTCAACGGTGATCAAAGCCAGGAAGAACGTCAACGCTCTATGCAAAGTTTTAAAAGAAAAAAACAAGGCTTACTGGTTTGTACAGATGTTGCAGCAAGAGGCATAGACATTAACAGCATTAGTCATGTTTTTAACTATGGTTTGCCTCAAGATGCTGAGATTTATACCCATAGAATTGGCAGAACTGGACGTGCTGGTCAAACCGGAATTGCTTATACCATTGTTGATTTTAGAGATACCCGGCAGTTCAAGCGCATTGAAAAAATGACAAAAAATAAAATTGAGCTTAAAGATATTCCTAATACAGAACTGTTAAAGCAAGAATACTTTAAAAAAACATTGCAGAATATTGAAACCTACTTAAAAGATTCTCAGACCAATCCTTTTATAGATGAAAATAAAAAACTTTTCTCAAATTTTCAGCAATTGTTTTCAAATTTTAAATCAGAAGATCTCATTGCATTGATGTTTCAGCAAAGCTTTCAATATAAGTTTGCTGAATTTGAAGAGTTAAAAAATATGCAAACGCTAACATTTGCTCAAGAAAAACCAAAAAGATCTTATAATAGAAAAAGTAAGTTTAAACGCGGTCCCAAAAGCAGCAAGTTCAATAAAAAGCCTCTAAGAAAAAGAAAAAGATAA
- a CDS encoding pirin family protein yields MKTLKAKEKDLGDGFKVRRALPSSNKQMIGPFIFWDHMGPADLKTGQEMLVRQHPHIGISTLTYLFSGSILHRDSLNNECLIKPGEVNWMTAGRGITHSERSQKPGILEGIQLWVALPKEDEHTSASFEHYDAAELPKFERNAIQHTLVAGDYESHHSPVHTFSPLFYLQAHCIKDTQTRYSFDPEHESALYITEGHLTIDDIKLGMGDLAFFAPGEQINLKAQANSNFMLFGGKAFPEPRYIWWNFVASEQDMIEQAKQRWQNDAFDKTFNEPEELRIPLPTEK; encoded by the coding sequence ATGAAGACGCTTAAAGCTAAAGAAAAAGATTTAGGAGATGGTTTTAAAGTCCGTAGAGCCTTACCTTCTTCAAACAAACAAATGATTGGCCCTTTTATTTTCTGGGATCATATGGGCCCAGCAGACTTAAAAACAGGACAAGAAATGCTTGTTCGTCAACATCCTCATATTGGCATTTCTACTCTGACCTATTTGTTTTCAGGTAGTATTTTGCATCGAGACTCCTTAAATAATGAGTGTTTAATTAAGCCTGGTGAAGTCAACTGGATGACAGCTGGTCGAGGTATTACGCACAGTGAACGATCACAAAAACCCGGTATTCTAGAAGGTATTCAACTTTGGGTGGCTCTGCCAAAAGAAGATGAACATACTTCTGCAAGCTTTGAACATTATGACGCAGCTGAACTACCAAAATTTGAGCGCAATGCTATACAACACACTCTGGTTGCTGGAGACTATGAGTCTCACCATTCTCCAGTTCACACCTTTTCTCCATTATTTTATCTTCAAGCGCATTGTATCAAAGATACCCAGACCCGTTATTCATTTGATCCTGAACACGAATCGGCCCTTTATATTACTGAAGGGCATCTCACCATTGATGATATAAAACTTGGTATGGGTGACTTGGCATTTTTTGCACCCGGGGAGCAGATCAATTTAAAAGCTCAAGCCAACTCTAACTTTATGTTATTTGGTGGCAAAGCTTTTCCTGAGCCAAGATATATTTGGTGGAACTTTGTTGCCAGTGAGCAAGACATGATAGAACAAGCAAAGCAGCGCTGGCAAAACGATGCTTTTGATAAAACCTTCAACGAACCAGAAGAGCTTCGCATTCCTTTACCAACAGAAAAATAA
- a CDS encoding cryptochrome/photolyase family protein → MDKVFVILGNQLFPKQYLEKYQNCPFYMAEDYGLCTYVKHHKKKLILFLTAMRDYCDYLTDLGYQVNYQSLNDGTQSYEDRLKETFPKLKEIISFEIEDKFFEKRITQFCHENNIQWTQIPSPMFSCSRDKFKTYLQEHKNPFMKTFYQVQRKDLNVLLDKNQKPEGGQWSYDEDNRKKIGKEVKLPKPFPNIEKSKHLENVIALVKERFKSHPGSLSEGFEYGTNKKHYEICLNYFLDHKLKDFGQYQDAISDKGDFLFHSVLSPGLNLGLITPNELVDKVLDHYQDKGTPLNSIEGFIRQVIGWREFVRGIYQNFSEKQDETNHWQHQRKLKDVWYEGTTGVPILDDAINKAQKTGYNHHIERLMILGNMMVLCEIEPKQAHQWFMEMFIDSSDWVMGPNVYGMALFSDGGIFATKPYICSSNYWLKMSHYKKGDWCDIVDGLYWRFIAKHKDYFSQNPRLSMMTRILDKMKVDRKEKIFNEAENFLDRVTQ, encoded by the coding sequence ATGGACAAAGTATTTGTGATTTTAGGGAATCAATTGTTTCCAAAGCAATATCTGGAGAAGTACCAAAACTGTCCATTTTATATGGCAGAAGACTATGGCTTATGTACTTATGTTAAGCACCACAAAAAAAAATTGATCTTGTTTCTCACAGCGATGCGTGACTATTGCGATTATTTAACAGACCTAGGGTATCAAGTGAACTATCAAAGTTTAAATGATGGGACGCAAAGTTATGAAGATCGATTAAAGGAAACTTTTCCCAAGTTAAAAGAAATTATTAGTTTTGAAATTGAAGATAAGTTTTTTGAAAAAAGAATAACACAATTCTGTCATGAAAATAATATTCAATGGACACAGATACCTTCACCCATGTTTTCATGCTCAAGAGATAAGTTTAAGACTTATCTTCAAGAACATAAAAACCCCTTCATGAAAACGTTTTATCAAGTGCAACGCAAAGATTTAAATGTCTTACTGGATAAAAATCAGAAGCCAGAAGGGGGACAGTGGAGCTATGATGAAGACAATAGAAAAAAAATTGGCAAAGAGGTGAAGCTTCCTAAACCCTTTCCCAATATAGAAAAATCAAAACATTTAGAGAATGTGATTGCCTTAGTTAAGGAAAGATTTAAAAGCCACCCTGGGTCCTTGTCTGAAGGTTTTGAGTATGGAACAAATAAAAAGCATTACGAAATCTGCTTGAACTATTTTTTAGACCATAAGCTGAAGGATTTTGGTCAATATCAAGATGCAATCTCAGATAAAGGAGATTTTCTTTTTCATTCAGTACTCTCACCGGGGCTTAATCTAGGCTTAATCACACCCAATGAACTGGTGGATAAGGTTCTAGATCATTATCAAGACAAAGGGACCCCATTGAACTCAATTGAGGGTTTTATACGACAAGTCATTGGTTGGCGAGAGTTTGTTAGAGGCATCTATCAAAATTTCTCAGAAAAACAGGATGAAACCAACCATTGGCAACATCAGAGAAAGCTAAAGGATGTTTGGTATGAAGGTACAACGGGCGTCCCTATTTTAGATGATGCCATTAATAAAGCCCAAAAAACTGGCTATAATCATCATATAGAGCGTTTGATGATTTTAGGTAACATGATGGTCTTATGTGAAATTGAGCCAAAGCAAGCGCATCAATGGTTTATGGAAATGTTTATCGATAGTTCAGATTGGGTTATGGGGCCCAATGTTTATGGCATGGCATTGTTTAGTGATGGTGGAATTTTTGCGACCAAACCGTATATATGCTCTTCAAATTACTGGTTAAAAATGAGCCATTATAAAAAAGGCGATTGGTGTGATATTGTTGACGGGCTTTATTGGCGGTTTATTGCTAAACACAAAGATTACTTTTCTCAAAACCCAAGGTTGAGCATGATGACAAGAATACTGGATAAGATGAAGGTCGACAGAAAAGAAAAAATTTTTAATGAAGCTGAAAATTTTTTGGATAGGGTGACGCAATGA
- a CDS encoding SDR family NAD(P)-dependent oxidoreductase, with the protein MKKNNRVVLVLGANRGIGLGIVKNLIKDKANFRIYASYRSEERSKELLTLAQQHSKQLKCIVFDAIQESDYRQLYENVASNSERIDLCINCIGILDDGTTFPERKIEDLSQASLMQAYLHNTVPTLLLAKHLKSLLFKSEQPKLIAVSAKVGSISDNRLGGWYSYRLSKTALNMAIKNISIEFKRRHQDSIVVAIHPGTTETDLSKPFIKNAAKKYIIHQPQQTGDHILKIIEGLSPNETGSFFSWDGSLIPW; encoded by the coding sequence ATGAAGAAAAATAATCGAGTTGTTTTGGTCTTAGGGGCAAACCGGGGAATAGGCTTAGGTATTGTTAAAAATTTAATTAAAGATAAAGCCAATTTCAGGATTTATGCCAGCTATAGATCTGAAGAAAGGTCAAAAGAACTCTTAACCTTAGCTCAACAACACAGTAAACAGCTAAAGTGCATTGTTTTTGATGCAATACAGGAGAGTGATTATCGGCAATTATACGAGAATGTGGCATCAAATTCGGAGAGGATAGATCTATGTATCAACTGTATAGGAATCTTGGATGATGGCACGACTTTTCCAGAAAGAAAAATAGAAGATCTAAGTCAAGCCTCATTGATGCAGGCCTATCTTCACAATACCGTACCAACCTTACTCTTAGCAAAACACTTAAAGTCTCTACTCTTTAAAAGTGAACAGCCTAAACTTATTGCAGTTTCAGCAAAAGTGGGAAGCATATCCGATAACCGTTTAGGCGGATGGTATTCCTACAGGCTATCTAAAACAGCATTAAATATGGCCATAAAAAATATATCTATTGAGTTTAAAAGGCGACATCAAGACAGCATCGTTGTGGCCATTCATCCCGGTACTACCGAAACAGACCTATCAAAGCCCTTTATTAAAAATGCTGCAAAAAAGTATATCATTCACCAGCCACAGCAGACAGGGGACCATATTTTAAAGATTATTGAGGGTTTGAGTCCAAATGAGACGGGGTCATTTTTTTCTTGGGATGGTTCTTTAATTCCCTGGTAG
- a CDS encoding RNA-binding protein, with protein sequence MSKKIFVGNCSYNVNEAELQSFIESLEISVVSAKVITDRETGRSRGFAFVEVGENEDLTHVINTLNGKELDGRNLTVNEAKQENKRSGGGFKGGRDRRY encoded by the coding sequence ATGAGTAAAAAAATATTTGTGGGTAATTGTAGTTATAATGTTAATGAAGCTGAGCTACAATCTTTTATTGAATCTTTAGAAATCAGTGTGGTTTCAGCAAAAGTAATCACTGACAGGGAAACTGGCAGATCAAGAGGCTTTGCTTTTGTTGAAGTTGGTGAGAATGAAGATCTAACCCATGTAATCAACACCTTAAATGGTAAAGAGTTGGATGGCAGAAATTTAACAGTCAATGAAGCCAAACAAGAGAATAAAAGAAGCGGCGGCGGTTTTAAAGGCGGTCGTGATCGTAGATACTGA